The genome window AAGAATATATTCCTTCCAACGCAGTGAATCAACTGATGCGTGATTCCCAAGGTCGTATTTGGGCAGCTACCAACGAGGGAGCCATCTGCTTTGATGTAAAGCATCAGGATAGACACGTGATTTATGACCAGAGACAGGGAATGAGCAATATCCATGTGCGTGCCATTATAGAAGATGAGATGCACAACATTTGGATGAGCACCAATCGTGGTATCAGTTGCTTAAAGGCAGGACAAGCTGGTAGGTTTATCAATTTTAATGAGAAAGATAATGTCGTTAAGGCTAATTTTAACGATGGCAGTGTGGCTCGTTCCGAGCAAGGTGTTATCTATTTTGGTTCGGCTCAGGGATTATGCTGTTTCCTGCCAAGACAAGTCTTGTCTGTCAACCGAGCGCCTAAAACGATTATAACTTCGTTGCGGCTGATTCGTGGAATAGAGCAGACTGATAGTGTCATCAATCTTGCCATACGCAACCATATCTCGTTGGCGTATGATGAAAATTCCTTTGCGATAAATTTTACCGTGAAGAACTTTGCCATGGAGAACTATGTGGAGTATAGCTATATGCTTTCTGGTTTGCAGAATGATTGGATTACAGCACAGAATGGAACCATTACTTTACGTGATATTCCATCAGGAACCTATCAGTTGCAGGTACGAGCTCGCTTTCATAACCAGCCATGGTCTTCTGAAATAGCCGAGTTTACCATCATCGTTCGGCCTCCGTTCTGGCTTTCATGGTGGGCTAAGTTGTGCTATACCTTATTCGTTTTGGCGATAGTGTATCTGGCTTTGAGAATATATCAGCGTCATCTCCGCTTGAAATTCGAGTTGAAAGCAGAAAAGGTGAACCATGAGAAGGAACAGAAACTCAACGAGGAACGCCTGCGCTTCTTTACTAATATCACTCACGAACTTCGCACGCCACTTACGCTGATTCTCGGTCCGCTCGATGACATCTCGCATTCGTCGGATATTACAAAGGCCGTGAAGCATAAGCTGGCGGTGATATATCAGAGTGCGGTGAGATTGAACGAACTGATTACGCAGATATTGGAATTCAGAAAGACGGAGACCGACAACCGTCAGCTTCGTGTAGTGAAGGCAAACGTGGTGGATGCCGTGCATGAGGTTTCTTTGAAGTACGAGGAATTGGCACAGAAGCCTGACGTAGCCATCAAGTTTGTGGCTCCAGAGAATCCGATTATGATGTATATCGACAAGGAGGTCATCGCTATTATCTTGGATAATCTGGTATCGAATGCCATCAAATATACCGATCAGGGTAATATTGATATCAGTGTGGAGCGTCGTCGCAGCGGGGAACGTCATCTGGTAGATATCACGGTGAGTGATACGGGCCATGGCATCTCTGCAACGGCATTGCCGCATATTTTCGATCGCTATTATCAGGAGAATGGACCCCATCAGGCTTCCGGCACAGGTATCGGTCTCTCGCTGGTCAAGAAGTTGGTGACCCTGCATCATGGTGAAGTGAAGGTAGAAAGCAATCTGGAGCAGGGTACCAGTTTCATCGTCACTCTGGATGAGAATGAAATTTATCCCGATGCCTTGCGAGGTGATGAGAATGCTTCTGCTAAATTGCAGGGTAATGATACTGCATCTGGTGTCCTCAATTTGGAGGAAGCTGTGCTCAGTGTGGAGAATGGCAAACCGTTGCTCCTCGTGGTAGAGGACAATAGGGAGATACTCGACTATGTGGCAGAATCGTTTATTGACGAGTTTGATGTGTTGAAGGCTGGTGATGGTCGGGATGGATTGGCTTTGGCATTGAATAAGGTGCCTGATGTAATCATTTCAGATGTCATGATGCCAAATATGGATGGCAATGC of Segatella copri contains these proteins:
- a CDS encoding ATP-binding protein encodes the protein MPDAHEDVRCFYEDDKQQMWIGTAHGIYVVDIKRMKVVNNYHLGNDMVRAICMDAQHRVWVGYFGIGIEVFSPQMKRIKAFNSTKGEKEYIPSNAVNQLMRDSQGRIWAATNEGAICFDVKHQDRHVIYDQRQGMSNIHVRAIIEDEMHNIWMSTNRGISCLKAGQAGRFINFNEKDNVVKANFNDGSVARSEQGVIYFGSAQGLCCFLPRQVLSVNRAPKTIITSLRLIRGIEQTDSVINLAIRNHISLAYDENSFAINFTVKNFAMENYVEYSYMLSGLQNDWITAQNGTITLRDIPSGTYQLQVRARFHNQPWSSEIAEFTIIVRPPFWLSWWAKLCYTLFVLAIVYLALRIYQRHLRLKFELKAEKVNHEKEQKLNEERLRFFTNITHELRTPLTLILGPLDDISHSSDITKAVKHKLAVIYQSAVRLNELITQILEFRKTETDNRQLRVVKANVVDAVHEVSLKYEELAQKPDVAIKFVAPENPIMMYIDKEVIAIILDNLVSNAIKYTDQGNIDISVERRRSGERHLVDITVSDTGHGISATALPHIFDRYYQENGPHQASGTGIGLSLVKKLVTLHHGEVKVESNLEQGTSFIVTLDENEIYPDALRGDENASAKLQGNDTASGVLNLEEAVLSVENGKPLLLVVEDNREILDYVAESFIDEFDVLKAGDGRDGLALALNKVPDVIISDVMMPNMDGNAMCRALKKDIRTSHIPIILLTAKDSFEAKEKGYDSGADSYITKPFTHLLLRSRILNLLQQRRRDKMLIQESKETNLARKKEQLRESLNKVDQEFFDKLNKLIEENISGDVDVNLIASNLAVSTSTLYRKMKALTGISTNEYIRKYKMQYAEHLLLEGKYSISEISFMVGMNSVAYFRRCFKAEYGEIPSEYLKKLQKM